GCTGTTTGGATAAACTTTGTATTCTGTTGTAATTATGTTGCAATGCATGAAACCAGGTATTTTCAAAGTCGGGATCGtggcccgcgggtgggtcgcgggcgggtgacggagccatccgtcgcagcgctcccgattgcgcaaattcacgcTCAACAACCGGCTTTTAACAATGacggctgcaagcagccttcaaaatgacggccgcgaccatattaaaaaatgcgggcacactgcgcatgtgtgcccgctcaCAGGTGCGCACGCGCAGAACCACCGTGTTTATGTGCATGCGCACCAattagcgggcacgcatgcgcagtacgcCTGGCATTTTTTTATATGGTTGCGACCGtcattttgaaggccactcgcagctggcattgttaaaagccggttgTTGCGCACAAATCTGCGCAATTGGAGACGCAGCAGAcgactttaaaaaaaagtttatgtAATGTTCCAGCCTGAAGGGAGGCaaagagcaggtcacgccccccaaagtcgacgtcacgtgctttgggcgcgattgcgattgctccattttgtcagcagcaaaccaggtaagaggaaatggtgggtcgcaaaggtcggccggcgtgggtcatgaagatcgGCTGGCGGgggtcgcgaacgtcggccggcatgggtcccaaaggttggccagcaGGGGTCgcaaagttcagctggcgtgggccccgaaggtcggccagcgggggtcacaaaggttggccggttggtaaaaatgggtccccggataaaagtttgaaaaacactgcattaaaCAAATAAACTGCAGGCTATTTGTTGTcatgcactgtttaaacagactgctgTGGTGTACTGTTTATAGAGACTCAGTAGACTGTTTGCTGTGGGTGTGCTGATTAAGTCAGATCCTGCAGACTGTTTGCTGTGCTGGGCCAATTAAGTAGACTTCTACATTACTTGTGCTGCAGTGATTAAAAAGACTCTGCAAACTGTTTGCTGTGCtttgctgtttaaatagacactgtagactgtttgctggatTGCGCTGTTTATACTGACTCTTTAATGATCAAATAGTCTCTGTTCTCGCCCCAGCCTCAATTCACTGATGTGACAACAGTAGGTCAATAGAATGTAATTCCCTCACCCTAATGTGCTCCCTCCTGACAGGACTGCTGATGCAGATCGATGCTGGTGGGGATCAGATTGTGGCTGGAGTTAACAGAGGCAACATTGTCTTTTGTTCCAACAAGCAAGCCACAGTCACAGCAGCCAACTATTTTACCCCAACTTACAGGAGAATTGCTGGTAAGATGAAGTATTATTCATGCGGACCCGGGACCTGCTGGGGCGTCAACGCTGCCGGCTACATCTACTGCCGATTGAAGGTCAAGTCGGAGTCCTGTGTTGGGTCAGACTGGCTGAGGGTACCTGGTCTATTCCAGATGGTTGAGGTTGGAACGAATGGGGCTGTCTATGCAATTAGCCGCGGAGGTGTGGTCTATCACAGGTACGGAACTCGTGTCACGCGTGAAACCGGTTGCACCATTTCAAAAATAAACGTGCAATAAGATATTTATTTCCCAGTTCATATAATCATGGAAATGACAGCAGCTTTGCAGAAtgaaagaaggccattcagtccatcttgttGGTTCCTAGtcaccagcctaatcccactttccggcACTTGGTCCATTCCCTTGTACATTATACCACTTCAAGTTCATATCCAAGAACTTCTTAAATGTGATGGTGGCTTCTGGCTCCCTCTTCCCcttcaggcagtaagttccagatcCTCACAACACTATGGATGAAAAAATATCCTTGAATCTCCGACCTCTAACATAAAATTTAAATTGCCCCTGATTAGAGGCACCTTAACCATGAGGTATTGGGCCTTCTTATCTGTTCTATCTGCAGTTCTCATAATTTTAAACTCTTCAATTAAGTCTGCCCTCAgcaaaagtactgagggagtgctgcactgtcagaggggcagcactgagggagcgctgcactgtcagagggtcagcactgagggagtgctgcactgtcagagggtcagtactgagggagtgctgcactgtcagagggtcagcactgagggagtgctgcactgtcagagggtcagtactgagggagtgctgcactgtcagagggtcagtactgagggagtgctgcactgtcaaggggtcagtattaAGGGAGGTTGGCAAAGGAACTAAATGATTATTTGTGATAGTAAAAgtcgagaggctgagtgtgtgcctGGGGGTGACTACGAGAGACACAATGAGCATGAGGAGTGAgtttgagagactgagtgagtgccaGGAgaatgagagagactgagtgaatgaGGGTGAGTGTGCGAGACTGACTGAGTGAGGAGGGCTGAATGTGAGAGAGGTTGTGGGGTGAGTACAAGAGAATgcatgagtgtgtgagggagtgcaacactgtcagagggtggtcagtactgagggagcacagcactgtcggagggtcagtatggagggagattGGTGAAGGAACCAAATGATTATTTGTGATTGTAAGAGTCTTGTTCTGCCTTCATTCTGCAGAGTTGGAATCAGTGCTCATAAACCCCAAGGGTTAAAATGGGCCCGTATTCACTTCCTCGGGAGAAAGTTCCGGCACGTGACTGCCGATCTGGGAACTCTGTGGCTGGTCGAGACCAATGGCAACATCGTTCGCTGTCATTGAAATATTGAGAGTGGCACCAAAGTGGAGGAACTGCATTTGGCAGAATATTTCAGTCTGATTAAAGAGAAGTCCTCTCTAGCTATATGTGCCTCTGTATCTGCTGGATTTTGAATTAAATGCTGGCTTTAATCCTGTCCCAGTGAAAGTGATTTCAACAATGGTCGAAGTGACAAACAGCTGTTTCCAATACACTCTATCCATAATAGAATTCTCTGCCTCTATCCATGTAAACACGTCAGATTGTGATCACACTCGAACCACAAGGGAGGTTTCGAGTCGCTATCTTCTCCCATCACATGTCCGGGACCTGTGTgaagggggtgggcaggaggatctaGATGGGTCAGCATTCTCAGTGTTTAGATGGTGATTGGTCGATTATTGATACCTTGATGTTTGATTCTGCCAATCGTTAATTCATTAAGAATTGGAGATGATTGAATTTTGTTCCATTCCTAACCCCGtaatgcacctgtcctgggagtgtttgatggggacagtgtatagggagctttactctgtatctaaccccgtaatgcacctgtcctgggagtgtttgatggggacagtgtatagggagctttactctgtatctaaccccatgctgtacctgccctgggagtgtttgatggggacagcgtggagggagatttactctgtatctaaccccgtgctgtacctgtcctgggagtgtttgatggggacagtgtggagggagctttactctgtatctaaccccgcgctgtacctgccctgggagtgtttgatggggacagtgtggagggagctttactctgtatctaaccccgcgctgtacctgccctgggagtgtttgatggggacagcgtggagggagatttactctgtatctaaccccgtgctgtacctgtcctgggagtgtttgatggggacagtgtggagggagctttactctgtatctaaccccgcgctgtacctgtcctgggagtgtttgatggggacagtgtagagggagctttactctgtatctaaccctgtgctgtacctgtcctgggagtgtttgatggggacagtgcagagggagctttactctgtatataatcccgtgctgtacctgtcctgggagtgttagatggggtcagcgtggagggagctttactctgtatgtaaccccatgctgtactgttgaagtcaataatttcctgcttctggactgtagtagaaagattcaacaacgctcgttaaggcaaaataacaaggctttatttacgaaaagactgcatgcagtaatggctgaagtttgaggtcagagagcagttagtaccactgctgattccttcccaagtccACGCTTTTACAgacaatcagttcagtatttatacattatcattatctttttaaaaattaaaaaaaaaaattctcctccttttcacattttctcccacatttacatccatcaacaataaacaataatcagcaagatatgtcagtccccatagtaacaacgatcccatctacccaccaacccccaaacctcaacccgcatgtttacataaacaaatggcaaaaaggaatcagggattacccgtagtcacccttaatcttacacagctctctttcctctctttccttcctcccttccctcccccccccgccgcaggtctccagctcctgtcccctgcctcttgtaaaactcctcctcccaacctcggttccttccccccaactttccaccccggctagactactcggaccctgttctgccaggctccgatggccgcagcccctccccccacctcactcccgttcactggccggcttaaaccggccagcgtggaggcccccgcccgggtccctttcccacttgccaggccctaggaaagcccaaagattcccttttagcacacaaaccccgcatactcacctacaccccaaagaactctcatttcgagtgaaagtcccgtcccctcccttgtccaaatatataccacattggctcctttaatctctacacccgccgcagtgatacaaaaaagaaaatacagtcatgaggttacatcggcacatggccattcctcaatttgtcagttctgccacagtccttctgctttcgcaaactcctccgctgcttccgccgttccaaaataaaagtccctgagcttgtaagtcacccttagctttgctggatatacaatgccgcaccgcaccttgctaatgtacagtgccctcttcacccggttgaaggcagcccgcctcctcgccagctccaccgtaaagtcctggtatacacgtataccagctccagcccactgcaccactcgcttctgcttggcccagctcaggaccttctccttcaccctgtacctacggaagcacagagtcactgcccttggcggctcacacgcctttggtataggcctccacgaccgatgagcccgatccagttcatatcgggagggatcctccccctcccccaataattttaccagcatcgcggcaaagtactcagttggcttcggtccttcaactccttcgggcagccccacaatcctcaaattctgtcacctggatctgttttccaggtcttccatttttcctcgcagatccttgttagtatccatcaccttccgtatctctttccccattgaggcaagttgatcaccgtgctgcaataacgtctcctccacttccttcagcgcctccccttgctctcgcacctccgtcaCTGCGCTCGccacgtcctcaccggggaaaccgcctcctccaccagcacactcaaaacctccctcatctccttcctcaccatctccatgcattttgcaatctgcgccaactgcttttcaaattccgcagccatcaccttagttatttcttcagctgtaggcagtgcggccttccctggtgctccagcctccatttttcctggtgaccctgcggtgacctttccactccccgacggacctccagctgttttttttccggccgttttcttgctcaccctcgacatttttctttgttccttttttcctcctgtgccttcactgtgcctcctccgtgccttctcccttcttctgccgcctccgtggaccctgggaccgggcttaaagccccgaaaatgccgttgccgaccgggagccctccattgtgcggccgcctcacgCCCGCCGTCAGCGGAAGTCTTACATTATCATGATCAAGATtgcatgactacagcttagtcaggaattcgatcggaagtagaaacggtaGCAAAGTCATGAACCTGCTGACCTCcaaggactctttgtctcatcactcataccattatcttatcctttgatagaacattaaaaggtcggaggagactcatccattacttatcttgtcttattcataccgccctgggttatgacgagttagccttatcagaatttacagaggtcaggcattttggaatggctagatcagcattccttacaaagggctctggtacattgaagtggctaggtcagcttttcttacattgtaccgaatagttgaccagttttcccattgtgccattacttaattcgtacaacatcacatacctggcttgggagtgtttgatggcgacagtgtagagcgagctttgctctgcatgtaaccccgtgctgtacctgtcatgggagtgtttgatggggacagtgttgagggagcttgactctttttctaacccagtgctgtactttcgtgggagtgtttgatgggacagtgtagagggagctttgctctgtatctatccccatgctgtacctgtcttgggagtgttcgatggggacaatgtagagggagctttactctgtatctaacccctggctgtacctgtcttgggagtgtttgatggggacagtgtagagggagctttgctctgtatctaaccccgtgctgtatttgtcctgggagtgtttgacgggatagtgtagagggagctttactccgtatctaacctcatgctgctcctgtccgaggagtgtttgatgggcacagtgtagagggatctttattaTGTATCTAATCCTAGCAGAGGGTTGAGTCAAATGGAGAATGCTTAACTTCCCTGCTGTAATTCACTCTGAATTGTACAAAAATCTCAAAAGTGAAATGTTGGAATGAGTGGAATTCTGTTGAAGTTTTGTACAATTTTCCATCTTCAAGAGAATTGCCAATGCAATGAGATTGAAGAGAATGGGACTATGGAGtcgagaaggatgagaggtgatcttgtgGGAATGCATCAAATCTCACTCGCATTTCACATGGGGATCAATGGTGTGAGATTGTTCagttcaccccatccccccctccccggttggAGAGTCCTGAACTCAGGGGTCACAGTAAGGGGTCGGCCATTTTGAGCTGAGATGTGGAGAAATGTCTTTagtcagagggaggtgaatctctggaattctcttccccagagtgtTTGCTTGGTCACTGAGTATActtaagactgagattgatagttgTTGGGCTATTATGAGAGGTGAAGGGAACAGAGAGGGggagtttgtcatgatattcaaacacacacatcatgatagacacaccaacagacaaatcagaacacacaacaccacaaccaatgacagaaagatataaaagcacagacacgacccctggtggtcagtaagagctgcagaggagaaccaggacacagctattgccaaagacactcagggagacagcacgtgcagagtatccagaacgaactgtattataagagttataataaaatagagttgtaccacatacaactgtgttggctcatctgtgcaccagagcacccaacaccacatggtacaggagtggatcgatacctgccggcatacctcagtgtacagagacaaccagcagtgcccaggcatgatgtacaagctcccggttccgcaggcgctccagtgcgacggcgacctccacgaaaactggcggcgattccggcaaatgttcgagttgttcctggcggcagctgaactcaaggacctggatgataaggaaaaaattgaatttctcctcaccgtcgccggtgcaagggcaagagcaatgttcagaaggttcaggttcttcaggaggcagcaaaggcacgattaccaggcagtcatgggcaaattcgccaagtactgtgaagaatacgcaatccaatggggacttaaaggtaagaaaagctgcagtactcacctc
The window above is part of the Scyliorhinus torazame isolate Kashiwa2021f chromosome 12, sScyTor2.1, whole genome shotgun sequence genome. Proteins encoded here:
- the LOC140387209 gene encoding fish-egg lectin-like, whose amino-acid sequence is MRGCIFLLLLCAGASWALVCKQIAGRMKQIDASNGLVFAVDFNGNVFTRRGGFWARVPGNLGHVTVGAAGVWGVGRDQKLYRLVEGSWAILAGLLMQIDAGGDQIVAGVNRGNIVFCSNKQATVTAANYFTPTYRRIAGKMKYYSCGPGTCWGVNAAGYIYCRLKVKSESCVGSDWLRVPGLFQMVEVGTNGAVYAISRGGVVYHRVGISAHKPQGLKWARIHFLGRKFRHVTADLGTLWLVETNGNIVRCH